From a region of the Halanaerobium hydrogeniformans genome:
- a CDS encoding HDIG domain-containing metalloprotein produces the protein MQREEALQLMKENIKEKNLRKHCLAVEAVMAELADYFDKDQDKWRLAGLLHDIDYEDTADQPHKHSQLGADMLEEMGMDEDLVNAVRAHNGMHGLARETLLAKALYAADPLTGLIVASALIHPEKKLEALDSEFVLNRYSDSSFAKGADRDVIASCQEMDLALKEFVGLSLSAMQNISDQLGL, from the coding sequence ATGCAGAGAGAAGAAGCACTTCAATTGATGAAAGAAAATATTAAAGAAAAAAATCTTCGCAAACACTGTCTGGCGGTAGAAGCAGTTATGGCAGAACTTGCCGATTATTTTGATAAAGATCAAGATAAGTGGCGCTTGGCTGGTCTTCTTCATGATATAGATTATGAAGATACTGCTGATCAGCCACATAAACATAGCCAGCTTGGAGCTGATATGCTTGAGGAGATGGGAATGGATGAAGACCTGGTTAATGCGGTAAGAGCTCACAATGGTATGCATGGTTTAGCTAGAGAAACTCTACTGGCAAAAGCTCTTTATGCAGCTGATCCTCTGACCGGATTAATAGTGGCATCTGCTTTAATTCATCCTGAGAAAAAATTAGAAGCTTTAGATAGTGAATTTGTCTTAAATAGATATTCAGATAGCTCTTTTGCTAAAGGGGCAGACAGGGATGTTATAGCTTCCTGTCAGGAGATGGATTTAGCATTGAAAGAATTTGTAGGACTTTCATTATCAGCAATGCAGAATATTTCTGATCAGCTGGGACTCTGA
- a CDS encoding PaaI family thioesterase, with product MQEGSDRMPEVDDAMCFACGEENPISLGLKFKKTSADIVEAKFTALKNHQGYNGIMHGGLVATLLDEAMAYAVGIKGITAYTAELNVRFKKALKIGEKVIIMGEYEKSLKRTIAVIHYCSAQILDSSDKLIAKAEAKFVEKT from the coding sequence TTGCAGGAAGGTAGTGATAGAATGCCGGAAGTTGATGATGCAATGTGTTTTGCCTGTGGAGAAGAAAATCCAATTTCTCTTGGGCTAAAATTTAAAAAGACTTCTGCAGATATTGTAGAAGCAAAATTTACTGCTCTTAAAAATCATCAGGGCTATAATGGGATCATGCATGGTGGTTTAGTGGCAACACTATTGGATGAAGCGATGGCTTATGCAGTAGGGATTAAGGGTATAACTGCTTATACAGCTGAACTAAATGTCCGTTTTAAAAAAGCATTAAAAATTGGAGAAAAGGTAATTATTATGGGTGAGTATGAAAAATCTCTGAAAAGAACTATTGCTGTAATTCACTACTGTTCAGCTCAAATTTTAGATAGCTCGGATAAATTAATTGCAAAAGCTGAGGCCAAATTTGTAGAAAAAACTTAA
- a CDS encoding mechanosensitive ion channel family protein, with protein sequence MQNLNLNTIIFNNTILNYLRAFIFIISVYLLIKLFDKFLLDRVNIFIDKFSHSFAELLKKLIKKRLYPLLYFLTVYIAFNQLRTIDVLDTVITAVLMILTVFFAVLIIQDIITYLLRKHWEKKERSTEENNILTITLFIIKAIIWIVAFLFILDNLNIEITGLVTGLGIGGIAIAFAAQNILNDLFNYFTIYFDKPFDVGDYIVISDYRGTIEHIGIKTTRLRSISGEELIISNTDLVNSRINNLKRMQRRRINFNFGIEYGTPLEKIKQIPGIVEEIIKAEDKTEFDRAHFEAYGDFSLKFQVVFFVQSREYRVYMDIQQNINYKLNEKFNELGINFAFPTQTIHLQDGGKNNDNSKL encoded by the coding sequence ATGCAGAATCTAAATTTAAATACCATAATTTTTAATAATACTATACTCAATTATTTAAGAGCATTTATTTTTATTATAAGTGTATATTTATTAATCAAATTATTTGATAAATTTTTACTTGATAGAGTCAACATATTCATTGATAAATTTTCTCATTCATTTGCTGAGCTACTTAAAAAACTGATCAAAAAGAGGCTTTATCCATTATTATATTTCTTGACAGTATATATAGCTTTCAATCAATTAAGAACTATAGATGTGCTAGATACCGTTATTACTGCTGTGCTAATGATCTTAACTGTATTTTTTGCAGTTTTAATTATTCAGGATATTATTACATATCTCTTAAGAAAACACTGGGAGAAAAAAGAAAGAAGTACAGAAGAAAATAATATTCTCACAATAACTTTATTTATAATTAAAGCGATTATCTGGATCGTTGCCTTTTTATTCATTCTGGATAATTTAAATATTGAGATTACAGGTCTTGTAACCGGTCTGGGTATCGGTGGTATTGCTATTGCTTTTGCAGCCCAGAATATTTTAAATGATCTCTTTAATTATTTTACTATTTATTTTGATAAACCTTTTGATGTAGGGGACTATATAGTGATTAGTGATTATAGAGGTACGATTGAGCATATTGGGATCAAAACAACTCGTTTAAGAAGCATAAGTGGAGAAGAATTAATCATTTCTAATACCGATTTAGTTAACTCAAGGATCAACAATCTCAAGCGAATGCAGAGAAGAAGGATTAACTTCAACTTTGGAATAGAATATGGAACTCCTTTAGAAAAAATAAAGCAGATTCCTGGAATCGTTGAAGAAATAATTAAGGCTGAAGATAAGACCGAATTTGATCGAGCTCATTTTGAAGCATATGGAGATTTTTCGCTAAAATTTCAGGTGGTCTTTTTTGTTCAGAGCCGGGAATATAGGGTGTATATGGATATCCAGCAGAATATAAACTACAAATTAAATGAAAAATTTAATGAGCTAGGAATCAACTTTGCCTTCCCCACTCAAACTATTCATTTACAGGATGGTGGTAAAAATAATGATAATAGCAAGCTGTAA
- a CDS encoding PAS domain-containing protein, whose product MFKNKLKFLKEQSKDKYGSANFYRVILLVIAYFYFVSGLFYYNIPTGADPIPLAHRGFIIFLSIILFIISYFNDWLKRRLETASYLIVYSVLAHLAYITYFYSFQYNLAVALIGSMIIANLFFKGNQVLLYCNVALALFVGLTLLLAEELSISFRLYYFAFYLSSAAFTSIVSYQKFKTRQQLDKLNQEQKILLNNTDTQIWYLKDYDSYGKVNQAHADFLGYEKEEIENKKLADVLSFEEAKICRKGNKKVFEDKKKNKSEEWVKNHRGERRLLSIRKIPKINEQNEVEFVVCSAEDITKKRQGKKN is encoded by the coding sequence TTGTTTAAAAATAAGCTTAAATTTCTCAAAGAGCAAAGTAAAGATAAATACGGCTCTGCTAATTTTTACAGGGTTATTTTATTGGTTATTGCTTATTTTTATTTTGTTTCAGGACTTTTTTATTATAATATTCCCACTGGAGCGGATCCGATTCCACTTGCCCATCGGGGATTTATAATCTTTTTATCCATAATTTTATTTATCATATCTTACTTTAATGATTGGCTTAAAAGGAGACTTGAAACAGCTTCTTATCTAATAGTTTATTCTGTTTTAGCCCATCTAGCCTATATTACATATTTTTATTCTTTTCAATATAATCTGGCTGTAGCATTGATTGGCTCAATGATAATTGCCAACCTCTTTTTTAAGGGAAATCAGGTTCTCCTTTACTGCAATGTTGCTCTGGCTCTTTTTGTGGGCTTAACCCTGCTTCTTGCAGAAGAGCTTTCGATCAGTTTTAGACTATATTATTTTGCCTTTTATTTAAGCTCAGCAGCATTTACTTCTATAGTTAGCTATCAAAAATTTAAAACAAGACAGCAGTTAGATAAACTGAATCAAGAGCAAAAAATACTTTTAAATAATACCGATACCCAAATCTGGTATCTTAAAGATTATGATAGTTATGGGAAGGTCAATCAGGCTCATGCAGATTTTTTAGGATATGAAAAAGAGGAAATTGAGAATAAAAAACTGGCTGATGTTCTTTCATTTGAAGAGGCAAAGATCTGTAGAAAAGGCAATAAAAAAGTTTTTGAAGATAAAAAGAAAAACAAGAGTGAAGAATGGGTAAAAAATCACAGGGGAGAAAGAAGACTTTTAAGTATTAGAAAAATTCCTAAAATAAATGAGCAAAATGAAGTAGAATTTGTAGTTTGCTCTGCCGAAGATATTACTAAAAAAAGGCAAGGGAAGAAAAACTAA
- a CDS encoding chromate transporter → MIYIILFLEFFKVGLFALGGGLAALPFLQELIVKYGWITSEELLNMIAVSESTPGAIGINTATFIGYNTAGIMGGVIATIGLAAPSIIIISIIAHYFKEFNNHPLVKSAFVGIRPAVAGLIASAAFQLSRGQIFHFDKLNTDLEILSFLDLKGIILLLLIFLAIRKFKKHPIIYILASALIGIVFKF, encoded by the coding sequence ATGATTTACATAATATTATTTTTAGAATTTTTTAAAGTAGGTCTTTTCGCCCTCGGTGGAGGCTTAGCTGCCCTCCCCTTTTTACAGGAACTAATAGTAAAATATGGCTGGATAACCTCTGAAGAACTGCTAAATATGATTGCAGTTTCAGAATCAACTCCAGGTGCAATTGGTATTAACACAGCCACCTTTATAGGTTATAATACTGCTGGTATTATGGGAGGAGTTATCGCCACAATTGGACTCGCTGCCCCATCAATTATTATTATTTCAATTATTGCTCATTACTTTAAAGAGTTTAATAATCATCCTCTTGTTAAATCTGCCTTTGTCGGAATTAGACCTGCTGTTGCCGGACTAATTGCTTCTGCAGCTTTTCAGCTCAGCAGAGGACAAATCTTTCATTTCGATAAACTTAACACCGATTTAGAAATTTTAAGTTTTTTAGATTTAAAGGGAATCATATTATTACTGCTAATATTTTTAGCGATCCGGAAATTTAAAAAACATCCAATTATATATATTTTGGCTTCTGCTTTAATTGGAATCGTTTTCAAATTCTAA
- a CDS encoding HD-GYP domain-containing protein: MKYLSYKDKLTNLYNRRFFEEELQRLDTKRQLPISIIMADVNGLKIINDTFGHDKGDKMLIKAAKILDNVVRKEDILARHGGDEFVILLPQSDQTTAEKILKRIKKATQKTENEQIPISLSFGVATKTQKSEKIEDILKKADDAMYQNKLLEGKSAKNKIIQGLLNTLSVKSSETKEHALRMIELAHDLGKDKGLPSSELDRLSLLAVLHDIGKATISEEILSKAGKLTDEEWEIIKKHPEIGSRIAASTKEFALIAEEILAHHENWDGSGYPRELEKEDIPYLARIIAIADAYDVMTNERPYSAAISQKEALAEIESCSGSQFDPELAKAFIKMIRSLKKEP, from the coding sequence ATTAAATATTTATCATATAAAGATAAACTTACTAACCTCTATAATCGAAGATTTTTTGAAGAAGAATTACAAAGACTTGATACAAAAAGACAGCTTCCGATAAGTATAATCATGGCTGATGTAAATGGTTTAAAAATTATAAATGATACCTTTGGCCATGATAAAGGAGATAAAATGCTGATCAAGGCTGCTAAAATATTAGATAATGTGGTTAGAAAAGAAGATATTTTAGCCAGGCATGGTGGAGATGAGTTTGTTATATTGTTACCACAGAGTGACCAAACAACAGCTGAAAAAATATTAAAAAGAATAAAAAAAGCGACTCAGAAAACAGAAAATGAGCAAATCCCCATCTCACTAAGTTTTGGTGTGGCTACTAAAACACAAAAATCAGAAAAGATCGAAGATATTCTAAAAAAAGCAGATGATGCAATGTATCAAAACAAGCTGCTCGAAGGCAAAAGTGCCAAAAATAAAATTATTCAGGGCTTGCTAAATACTTTAAGTGTTAAAAGTAGTGAGACTAAAGAACATGCTTTAAGAATGATTGAGTTGGCCCATGATTTGGGAAAAGACAAGGGGCTGCCAAGTTCGGAATTAGACCGTTTATCTCTGCTGGCAGTATTACATGATATAGGGAAGGCTACTATTTCCGAAGAAATATTAAGCAAAGCAGGTAAGCTAACAGATGAGGAATGGGAGATAATAAAAAAACATCCGGAGATAGGCAGTAGAATAGCTGCTTCTACCAAAGAATTCGCCTTGATTGCAGAAGAGATATTAGCTCATCATGAAAATTGGGATGGCTCTGGTTATCCCAGAGAGCTGGAAAAAGAAGATATTCCCTATTTAGCAAGAATAATTGCAATCGCAGATGCTTATGATGTGATGACCAATGAAAGGCCATATAGTGCTGCTATTTCTCAAAAAGAGGCTTTAGCAGAAATAGAAAGCTGTTCAGGAAGTCAGTTTGATCCAGAATTAGCCAAAGCTTTTATAAAAATGATTAGATCTTTAAAAAAAGAGCCTTAA
- a CDS encoding chromate transporter, which translates to MKEIFKIFFIFFKIGLFTFGGGYAMLPIIKRELVDNLNWITESDILDYYAIGQSTPGIIAVNTATMTGYNLKGIKGALAATSGFIMPSLIIITIIASYFSRFQEIELFQHAFSAIQIAVVALIIDIVIKMWNKSDKSKISLLIFVLAFILLALLRVSPVFVILASAISGIIIQRFRGEFKKSVKEYKNNKN; encoded by the coding sequence ATGAAAGAGATATTTAAAATATTTTTTATATTTTTTAAAATAGGTTTATTTACTTTTGGTGGTGGCTATGCCATGCTGCCAATAATCAAAAGAGAACTGGTCGATAATCTAAACTGGATCACAGAAAGTGATATCCTTGATTATTATGCGATTGGTCAAAGCACACCGGGAATAATCGCAGTTAATACTGCTACTATGACCGGCTATAATCTAAAAGGAATTAAGGGTGCTTTAGCTGCTACATCAGGCTTTATTATGCCTTCTTTAATTATTATTACAATTATTGCCAGCTATTTTAGTCGTTTTCAAGAAATAGAGTTATTCCAGCATGCTTTTTCTGCAATTCAGATTGCTGTTGTAGCACTTATAATAGACATAGTGATAAAAATGTGGAATAAGTCTGATAAAAGTAAAATAAGTTTATTGATTTTTGTTCTGGCTTTTATATTACTTGCCTTATTAAGGGTTTCACCAGTTTTTGTAATCTTAGCCTCTGCAATAAGTGGTATAATTATTCAAAGGTTTAGAGGTGAATTCAAAAAAAGTGTTAAAGAATATAAAAATAATAAAAACTAA
- a CDS encoding DUF503 domain-containing protein, with protein MIIASCKLKLYLPGLSSLKDKRHIIKSLLQKSKNKFNVAAAELESQDYLQTAVIGVVTVGNDYRYLQSIMDKYLDFIDTFHEFSVDDYEVNISR; from the coding sequence ATGATAATAGCAAGCTGTAAACTTAAATTATATCTACCAGGGCTTAGTTCTCTAAAAGATAAAAGGCATATAATTAAAAGTCTGCTGCAGAAAAGCAAAAATAAATTTAATGTTGCTGCAGCAGAGCTCGAATCTCAAGATTATTTACAGACTGCTGTGATAGGAGTTGTTACAGTTGGAAATGATTATCGCTATCTACAGAGTATAATGGATAAATATTTAGATTTTATAGATACTTTTCATGAATTTTCAGTTGATGACTATGAGGTAAATATCAGCAGATAG
- the smpB gene encoding SsrA-binding protein SmpB has product MAKKDEDIEIVARNKKAKHDFYIEEVYEAGIKLQGTEIKSIRNHRVNLKDSFALVEGGEVYLHNMHISPYKEGNRFNHEPERKRKLLLHKSQIRKLIGYTTQKGYTLVPLTIYLRKNLCKVELAVAKGKQKHDKRRDIAKETAKREMEKAFNRRRKEGDF; this is encoded by the coding sequence TTGGCTAAAAAAGATGAAGATATAGAGATAGTGGCCAGAAATAAAAAAGCAAAGCATGACTTTTATATAGAAGAAGTATATGAAGCAGGAATTAAATTACAGGGAACAGAGATAAAATCTATCCGTAACCATAGGGTTAACCTAAAAGACAGTTTTGCCCTGGTTGAGGGAGGAGAAGTTTATCTGCATAATATGCATATAAGTCCTTATAAAGAGGGCAACCGTTTTAATCATGAACCGGAAAGAAAGCGGAAACTTTTACTGCATAAAAGTCAGATCAGAAAGTTGATCGGTTATACTACTCAAAAAGGATATACCCTTGTTCCCCTAACTATTTATTTAAGAAAAAACCTCTGTAAAGTAGAGCTTGCTGTTGCTAAGGGTAAACAAAAGCATGATAAAAGAAGAGATATTGCAAAAGAAACAGCCAAAAGAGAGATGGAAAAAGCTTTTAATAGAAGAAGAAAAGAGGGAGACTTTTAA
- the rnr gene encoding ribonuclease R: protein MSARSELLRKLREDVHKPLSKKEIYKKFDISRDQQQLFSELLDDLLESGYIYQNEAGLLGIPEKFNLIAGRIEKTASGNAFLIPDDPEKDDIYISSANMNGAMHNDKVFVRLVRSSRGKSQAGEVAEIIERVNKTIVGNLEKYKNYGFLIPDNKRICNDIFIPPDALNGAQNGHKVVAKITRWPAKNRNPEGVITEILGHKDDAGVDIEAIIRQLDLPGEFPKNLRNELKNIADEVDEQSIKTDEDRVDLRDLKLLTIDGADAKDLDDAVSIEKISDKKYRLGVHIADVSHYVKKGSLLDKEAYNRATSIYLVDRVIPMLPEKLSNGICSLNPHVDRMTLTVFIEYKLCGKIGIEISDHQIVKSVIKSNHRMTYDDAQAIIEDKDEKIKDEYSDFVEEINMMNKLRERLRKNRFEEGSMDFNFTEVKVELDEQGKPVKLKKRPHREAEQLIEEFMIAANRIVAAEMSWREMPFIYRIHEEPDLDRMIQFKEFIHNFGYELKGIKNGVHPRSLQAILEEVRGSKEEKIIETVMLRSLKKAVYSEKNIGHFGLGVTHYTHFTSPIRRYPDLTAHRIIKETIAAGYLSKNRQDKIDAELPKIADHCSLQERRATDAERDSVDLKKIEYMEDKIGEEFEGIISGITGFGIFVELENTVEGLIHIKELKDDYYHYDQDQYRLIGERTNKIYRIGDELKIKVVNVNRDERELDFSLIEKIE, encoded by the coding sequence ATGAGTGCAAGAAGTGAATTATTAAGAAAACTAAGAGAAGATGTCCATAAACCACTTAGCAAAAAAGAAATTTATAAAAAATTTGATATTAGTCGTGATCAACAGCAGCTATTTTCTGAACTGCTGGATGATCTTTTAGAATCTGGCTATATTTATCAAAATGAAGCAGGTTTACTTGGTATACCAGAGAAATTTAATTTGATTGCAGGTAGAATAGAAAAAACAGCTTCTGGTAATGCTTTTTTAATACCTGATGACCCAGAAAAAGATGACATCTATATTTCTTCAGCCAATATGAATGGTGCTATGCATAATGATAAGGTATTTGTGCGTTTAGTACGTTCTTCAAGGGGTAAAAGCCAGGCGGGAGAAGTTGCAGAAATAATAGAAAGAGTTAACAAAACAATAGTAGGTAATTTAGAAAAATATAAAAATTATGGTTTTTTAATACCTGATAATAAAAGAATTTGTAATGATATATTTATTCCGCCAGATGCTTTAAATGGTGCTCAAAATGGGCATAAGGTCGTAGCTAAAATAACACGCTGGCCTGCTAAAAACCGTAATCCTGAAGGTGTAATTACAGAGATTTTGGGCCACAAAGATGATGCTGGAGTTGATATTGAGGCTATTATTCGTCAGCTTGATTTACCTGGAGAATTTCCGAAAAATCTCAGAAATGAATTAAAAAATATTGCTGATGAGGTTGATGAACAAAGCATTAAGACCGATGAAGATCGAGTAGACTTAAGAGACTTAAAACTGCTTACCATTGATGGTGCTGATGCAAAAGATCTAGATGACGCGGTTTCTATAGAAAAAATCAGTGATAAGAAATATCGCCTGGGGGTTCATATTGCTGATGTGAGTCATTATGTAAAAAAGGGCAGTTTGCTTGACAAGGAAGCATATAATAGAGCAACAAGTATTTATCTGGTAGATAGGGTTATTCCAATGCTGCCTGAAAAATTATCAAATGGAATCTGTAGTCTTAATCCTCATGTGGATCGGATGACATTAACGGTCTTTATTGAATATAAACTATGTGGAAAGATAGGAATTGAAATTTCGGATCACCAAATAGTTAAATCTGTTATCAAATCTAATCACCGGATGACCTATGATGATGCTCAGGCAATAATTGAAGATAAAGATGAAAAGATAAAAGATGAATATAGTGATTTTGTCGAAGAAATAAATATGATGAATAAGCTCAGAGAAAGATTGCGCAAAAACCGCTTTGAAGAAGGAAGTATGGATTTCAACTTTACTGAGGTTAAGGTGGAACTGGATGAACAGGGAAAGCCGGTTAAATTAAAGAAAAGACCTCACCGGGAAGCAGAACAGTTGATTGAAGAATTTATGATTGCAGCTAATAGGATTGTAGCTGCTGAAATGTCATGGCGGGAAATGCCCTTTATTTATAGAATTCATGAAGAACCAGATCTTGATAGGATGATCCAGTTTAAAGAGTTTATCCATAATTTTGGTTATGAATTAAAGGGAATAAAAAATGGTGTTCATCCCCGTTCTTTACAGGCTATATTAGAGGAAGTCAGGGGAAGTAAAGAAGAGAAGATAATTGAAACAGTTATGTTAAGATCATTAAAAAAGGCAGTATACTCGGAAAAAAATATCGGTCATTTCGGTCTTGGTGTTACCCATTATACTCACTTTACTTCACCGATTAGAAGATATCCTGACCTCACAGCTCATCGAATCATTAAAGAAACTATAGCAGCAGGTTATTTAAGCAAAAACAGGCAGGATAAAATTGATGCTGAACTTCCTAAAATTGCCGATCACTGTTCTTTACAGGAAAGAAGAGCCACAGATGCTGAGAGAGATTCAGTTGATCTTAAAAAGATTGAATACATGGAAGATAAGATTGGCGAGGAATTTGAAGGCATTATTAGTGGTATAACCGGTTTTGGTATTTTTGTAGAGCTGGAAAACACTGTTGAAGGTTTGATCCATATCAAGGAACTAAAAGATGATTATTACCATTATGATCAGGATCAATACCGCCTGATAGGTGAGAGAACAAATAAGATTTATAGAATTGGTGATGAACTCAAAATTAAAGTAGTCAATGTTAATCGTGATGAGCGAGAGCTTGACTTTAGCTTAATAGAAAAGATTGAATAA